The following proteins are encoded in a genomic region of bacterium:
- a CDS encoding phage baseplate assembly protein V produces MEKKTFFELGTNERKLSYDNFYRAIVIDVKDKEKFGRVKVFIPDLMKEDKFKKDEGMWAWPANNPVGGRNKRDNEKIWCHHYGTCYIPEDGSFVWIWFECDNPNRPYYMCAMDISHKPVPPENQLGGKWWSKWTIMRSPRGRVIIVSDDPDDERVELTGKKRLYDPKQDDAIGSVYTIDNNQSVILMDERNSKEKILIKDYKGNFINLVQKDDTLHVKMKGDLKIQIEKDSHITLEGDVNIHVKGNVKYKVDGNITKEVSGKETNKLTGSLEIQSGDKIAMDGSNIYLNSGEANPDSITTTPDLPEGERE; encoded by the coding sequence ATGGAAAAAAAGACGTTTTTTGAATTAGGAACAAACGAAAGAAAATTATCATATGATAATTTTTATAGAGCCATAGTTATTGATGTTAAAGACAAAGAGAAGTTTGGCAGAGTCAAAGTGTTTATTCCAGATTTAATGAAAGAAGATAAATTTAAAAAAGATGAAGGTATGTGGGCATGGCCAGCAAACAATCCAGTTGGCGGAAGAAATAAAAGAGACAATGAAAAGATTTGGTGTCATCATTACGGGACGTGTTATATACCAGAAGATGGAAGTTTTGTTTGGATCTGGTTTGAATGTGATAATCCTAATAGACCGTATTATATGTGCGCCATGGATATTTCTCACAAACCGGTTCCACCAGAAAATCAGTTGGGTGGAAAATGGTGGAGCAAATGGACTATAATGCGAAGCCCTAGGGGAAGAGTTATTATAGTGAGTGATGATCCAGATGATGAAAGAGTTGAATTAACTGGAAAGAAAAGATTGTATGATCCAAAACAAGACGATGCTATTGGAAGTGTTTATACGATAGATAACAATCAGAGCGTTATATTGATGGACGAAAGAAATAGTAAAGAAAAAATTCTTATAAAAGATTATAAAGGAAATTTTATAAATCTTGTTCAGAAAGATGACACATTGCATGTTAAAATGAAAGGTGATTTAAAAATACAAATAGAAAAAGATTCCCATATCACGTTGGAAGGTGATGTAAATATACATGTAAAAGGAAATGTAAAATACAAAGTTGATGGTAATATAACAAAGGAAGTTTCTGGCAAAGAGACAAATAAATTAACAGGATCTTTAGAAATACAATCCGGTGATAAAATTGCAATGGATGGTTCTAATATATATTTAAATAGTGGAGAAGCAAATCCAGATTCTATAACAACAACTCCTGATTTGCCAGAAGGGGAAAGGGAATAA